In Aurantimicrobium minutum, the DNA window CAAGGAAGGAATCCCGCATCTCTGTCGAGACATCAATGTCTTCAATGCGCTCAACAGAATCGTGCTGCTGGGAGTTGGGGGACATACTCAATACTTCCGTTGTACTCGAGAGGAATTTCCGCACCTTGTCGGGCAACTATGGCAGACTGACCTCGATGTCCAATATGCTACCGACGCGCAATTCCGGCCTGTTGAGCCTTGCCGAGGTTTTGCCAAGTTGCTTTTCCAGCATGGGACTCAGCGGATTCGAGAACTCACTGCATTTACCTCGCGTTCGTTCAGCTATCGTCGTCGTCATTGACGGTTTAGGTTTTCACAATCTTCGTAATGCTCGTGGTCACGCAAGATTTCTTGCTCAGGCAGCACTGGAATCGGATCCGATAGAAACCGTTTTTCCAAGTACCACAGCTGCAGCTCTAGCGTCCTTCACGACAGGAGTGCTTCCCGGTGTTCATGGGATGCTTGGTTATCAAATACGGGATCCCGAATCAGGGAATCTCATTAATCAGCTTTCAGGCCTGAATGCGATTGAGAATCCACAACACTGGCTCAAAGCTGAACCCTTGTTTGTTCAAGTCGCCAAACAAGGGTGCTCCTCATTCGTGATTGGACACTCCCGGTTTGCTGATTCCACATTGACGAGCGTGATTTACCAAGGTGCCAGCTATGTGCCAGCAAATGCCCTTGATGACCGTATTGCGCAGTCATTAGCTCTAGTAGCAGACCGTTCAGCACAGTTAGGTGTTGTTTATATTTCTGAGCTTGATGAGATCGCTCACAAAAAAGGGGTGGATTCGCAAGAATGGGCCAATGCGCTCGAGGATGTCGATGCGGCTATCTCGTCACTTGCTGTCAAACTACCTAGCGATATTGGGTTGTTTGTCACCGCAGATCATGGAGTGATAGACATTCCGCAATCCAAACATTTTCTTCTTGGTAAGGGTTCTTCACTGATTGAGCGCATTGTCTCAATTGGTGGTGAACCACGGTGCCTCCAGCTTTATTTCGCGGAATCTGCATCCCCGGAAGATAAAACAGAATTCATTGCCCAGTGGAAAAAAGATTTTGACGCGATTGCCTGGGTGCTCACCCAAGAAGAGATTATTGAATCAGGATTATTCCCTGAACTCAGTACAGAGGTTGCCACTCGTGCCGGTGACATATTTCTTTTGACGCACAAAAACGTTGTGTTTTATGACGATCGTGATACCACGCTAAAAGGACGTTCCATGGTCGGGCAGCACGGGGGAATTTCGGATAGCGAAATGCACATTCCTGCCATCAAACTTGCAGGTTTTGCTCGCAACTAAGCGGGGTCATCGTCAGATCGTGTGCCAAAGACGATGTCGTCCCAGGACGGCATCGTTGGCCGTCCGGTTTTGTTCACAGGCTTTGAGTCGTTTGCGTGTGAGGGTTCATCCTCAGGCGCGGATACTTCAAAAGGTTCAGTGAAAGTTAATGTCGAATCCAATTCGACTGTAACGCCAGAAATAATGGTGTCTTCTTGCGCGATGCTCTCCTGGGCATCCGTGCTTGCAGAGACCTCGTCTTTGAGCCATGCAGGGGTTGATTCGCGTTCATTGCGACGCTTACGAAGTGCTTCCAAAAGATCTGCAGTGGGGCTGTGTTCACGCGAATCAGCTGCAGCCTCCTCCTGCGCAGACACAACAGGGGCAGCAGAAACTTGTGCTTCAACTGTTGGGGTGAGGGGTTGAGTAACTTCGAGCGCCGAAGTATCCACCGCCACTGCACGAAGCTTCGGTATCAAACCACTGGAGAGGTCACCTTTTTGAGACAAGGTAGAGGCGTCACTGTTGACGGGGCTGAGGGTTCGCTTTCGGGATTCGAAAGACCACCTTGCATCGTGGTCAATTCCGTTTGCTGTGAACTCGAGTTTGATAATCCAGTTACCAGACTCTTCTTTCCAGGTTGCCCAACGCTCAGAGGATGCTCCGAGGCTGTGGAGGCGTTGAGTAATCACTGAGCCAAAGGCGGAACTGAGATTGCCGGTATCTGTTGAAACTGTGTCCTGGGTGGGAACAGCGAGTGCAGAAGAAATGATGAATTCGCGTTCAGCAAGTACGGGAGTTTCAAAACGTTGAATCAAATCAAGGCTGGCCCCAGTGAGCGCTGAAATCTCTTCATTGGAGAGACCTGCACGAAGATGTGCCTGAATGTCCTTGGGGGAGACGCGTGGGCCTTCAACAGTGGCGCGCGAGTGACGTAGACGGCGTAACGAGGTTTCGTCAACCGTTACCCGGTACTCCTCACCCTCGTCGTCAGCAATGATGAGATCTGCACCATCGACATCGATGACTTTCAGTTCACGCATATTTGCTAGCTCCTTGGGCAAAAGTGTATGAGAAGAGAATTCCACGAAAATACATTTCTTCTCCTTAACTTCTGCGCGTGCCGACCTAATTGGCTGTGTGAGGAGCAACACGCCTAAGAAGATTTTGTATTTCTGGCCACAATCGGGCAAACTGTCCGCGCCGGCGTATTTTTGAGCCGGTGACGTGACGATTTGGAACATAAAGATGGCTACTGATTACGACGCACCTC includes these proteins:
- the sepH gene encoding septation protein SepH; amino-acid sequence: MRELKVIDVDGADLIIADDEGEEYRVTVDETSLRRLRHSRATVEGPRVSPKDIQAHLRAGLSNEEISALTGASLDLIQRFETPVLAEREFIISSALAVPTQDTVSTDTGNLSSAFGSVITQRLHSLGASSERWATWKEESGNWIIKLEFTANGIDHDARWSFESRKRTLSPVNSDASTLSQKGDLSSGLIPKLRAVAVDTSALEVTQPLTPTVEAQVSAAPVVSAQEEAAADSREHSPTADLLEALRKRRNERESTPAWLKDEVSASTDAQESIAQEDTIISGVTVELDSTLTFTEPFEVSAPEDEPSHANDSKPVNKTGRPTMPSWDDIVFGTRSDDDPA
- a CDS encoding alkaline phosphatase family protein, producing MSNMLPTRNSGLLSLAEVLPSCFSSMGLSGFENSLHLPRVRSAIVVVIDGLGFHNLRNARGHARFLAQAALESDPIETVFPSTTAAALASFTTGVLPGVHGMLGYQIRDPESGNLINQLSGLNAIENPQHWLKAEPLFVQVAKQGCSSFVIGHSRFADSTLTSVIYQGASYVPANALDDRIAQSLALVADRSAQLGVVYISELDEIAHKKGVDSQEWANALEDVDAAISSLAVKLPSDIGLFVTADHGVIDIPQSKHFLLGKGSSLIERIVSIGGEPRCLQLYFAESASPEDKTEFIAQWKKDFDAIAWVLTQEEIIESGLFPELSTEVATRAGDIFLLTHKNVVFYDDRDTTLKGRSMVGQHGGISDSEMHIPAIKLAGFARN